A region of Paenimyroides aestuarii DNA encodes the following proteins:
- a CDS encoding S9 family peptidase, protein MKKFLLPLIIIAAPITTIQAQQKIEVAQIWNGTFRANQLNALNTLHTKNQYSVLDYNRNTGTFTIDAFDFTTLEKVQTLFSTADFPEINQISDYSINKTDDKILIATDYTPIYRHSFTSVYYLYDIASKSLIKISDNPIQEPLLNKNGSKIAYAFENNLYVFDVASKKTTQITKDGEKNTIINGITDWVYEEEFAFVRAFDWNADGTKLAYIRFDESEVPVFSMDVYGESLYPQQQVFKYPKAGENNSKVSLHLYDVSKASTQNIALNAETAYYIPRIKFTNNANVLSVQTLNRHQNQLNLLFVDANSGKTSTILTEKDKAYVDITDNLTFLNDNSFIWTSEKSGYNHIYHYNNDGSLKKQVTNGNWEVTNYYGYNKSNETIYYQSVENGSTKRDVYSIQLNGSGKKQLSSQSGTNSATFSPDFNYFINNHSSSTKAPSYTLVDASTGKNVKEILNNAALEDKLKKFDLPTKEFTTFKNEVGNELNGYMIKPKNFDAKKKYPVLMYQYSGPGSQEVADSWHDLNDYWHMMLAQKGYIVVCVDGRGTGFKGADFKKVTQKELGKFEVQDQIYVAKQLAKESFVDANRIGIWGWSFGGFMSSNALFQANDVFKTAIAVAPVTSWRFYDSVYTERFMTTPQENASGYDNNSPITHADKLKGNFLLIHGTADDNVHVQNSMLLINKLVYLNKNFDWLIYPDKNHGIYGGKTREQLYTKMTDYLLEKL, encoded by the coding sequence ATGAAGAAATTTTTACTGCCGCTTATAATTATCGCAGCACCAATCACCACGATACAAGCACAACAAAAAATAGAAGTTGCTCAAATTTGGAACGGAACTTTTAGAGCCAACCAATTAAACGCTTTAAATACGTTGCATACCAAAAACCAATACAGCGTTTTGGATTATAACCGAAATACGGGTACGTTTACGATCGATGCGTTTGATTTTACTACATTGGAAAAAGTGCAAACGTTATTTTCTACTGCCGATTTTCCGGAAATCAATCAAATCTCAGATTATTCCATCAATAAAACCGACGATAAAATATTAATTGCAACGGACTACACTCCTATTTACCGTCATTCGTTTACATCGGTCTATTATTTGTATGATATTGCTTCAAAATCGTTAATAAAAATCAGCGATAATCCTATTCAAGAGCCTTTGTTGAACAAAAACGGATCGAAAATAGCCTATGCGTTTGAAAACAATTTATATGTGTTTGATGTGGCATCCAAAAAAACAACGCAGATTACCAAAGACGGTGAGAAAAACACCATTATAAACGGTATTACCGATTGGGTTTACGAAGAAGAATTTGCGTTTGTACGCGCGTTTGATTGGAATGCCGATGGAACAAAATTGGCATATATTCGTTTTGATGAAAGCGAAGTGCCTGTGTTCTCTATGGATGTTTATGGCGAAAGTTTGTATCCGCAGCAACAAGTTTTTAAATATCCAAAAGCAGGTGAAAACAATTCAAAAGTAAGCTTGCATTTGTACGATGTTTCCAAAGCATCTACTCAAAACATAGCTTTAAATGCCGAAACTGCTTATTATATTCCCCGAATAAAATTCACCAACAATGCCAATGTTTTAAGTGTGCAAACCCTGAACCGCCATCAAAATCAGTTGAATTTATTGTTTGTTGATGCCAATTCGGGCAAAACATCGACCATTCTTACCGAAAAAGACAAAGCGTATGTAGATATTACTGATAATTTGACCTTTTTGAATGATAACAGTTTTATTTGGACGAGCGAAAAAAGCGGGTACAACCATATTTATCATTACAATAACGATGGTTCGTTGAAAAAGCAAGTAACTAACGGAAATTGGGAAGTAACCAACTACTATGGTTACAACAAAAGCAACGAAACTATTTACTACCAATCGGTTGAAAACGGTTCTACAAAACGCGATGTGTACAGTATTCAGCTCAACGGATCGGGCAAAAAACAACTATCAAGCCAAAGCGGAACGAATAGCGCTACGTTTAGTCCCGATTTCAACTATTTTATAAACAATCATTCGTCAAGCACCAAAGCACCTTCTTACACACTTGTGGATGCATCGACCGGAAAAAATGTCAAAGAAATTTTAAATAATGCGGCTTTAGAAGACAAGTTGAAGAAATTTGATTTGCCTACAAAAGAATTTACCACTTTTAAAAACGAGGTGGGCAATGAGTTGAACGGATACATGATTAAACCTAAAAATTTCGATGCTAAAAAGAAATATCCGGTATTAATGTATCAATATTCAGGACCGGGTTCGCAGGAAGTAGCTGATTCATGGCACGATTTAAACGATTATTGGCACATGATGCTTGCCCAAAAAGGTTACATTGTGGTGTGTGTTGATGGGCGTGGAACCGGTTTTAAAGGGGCAGATTTTAAAAAAGTAACGCAGAAAGAATTGGGAAAATTTGAAGTTCAAGATCAGATTTATGTTGCCAAACAATTAGCGAAAGAATCGTTTGTTGATGCCAACAGAATAGGTATTTGGGGTTGGAGTTTCGGTGGATTTATGAGCAGCAATGCGCTTTTTCAAGCAAACGATGTGTTTAAAACCGCCATTGCGGTTGCACCGGTTACCTCTTGGCGCTTTTATGATTCGGTTTACACAGAACGTTTCATGACCACCCCGCAAGAAAATGCATCGGGCTACGACAACAACTCGCCAATTACACATGCCGATAAATTAAAAGGAAATTTTTTATTGATTCACGGAACAGCAGACGATAATGTACACGTGCAAAACAGTATGCTTTTAATCAACAAATTAGTTTATCTGAATAAAAATTTCGACTGGTTGATTTATCCCGATAAAAACCACGGTATTTATGGTGGCAAAACCCGCGAACAATTATATACAAAAATGACCGATTACCTATTAGAGAAATTGTAG
- a CDS encoding peptide MFS transporter, translating to MATETANPDFFKSKVLGHPSGLFVLFFTEMWERFSFYGMRVLLINFLTMAIIGVNPGWEWSAENAGALYGTYAMLLYITPIFGGIIADKYIGYRWAVVIGSIIMTLGHASMAFDTEISLYLGLGLLVIGTGFFKPNMTSILSEMYKAFPEKKDGAYTIFYMGVNAGAFFGMMLCGYLAENVGWHWGFGLAGIFMLLGTLQFWLAKPLFGNIGEVPSKEARLKAEEDAKNSTNEEDKRNPFTMWDKILIVITSVIGLLYAINDPLAKIGNIDLFKALEINEKFTGQNVAIIIALILFLVLVIGRMLRYTKVVRDRMIAVIIFAFFVIFFWMSFEQGATSLVLFARDNTQRILSGNSALIFNIVNTILTIAPLLIVSWVLYLLAKQTIKRVFWSNIVLIICFLGVWGVAGWMLNKDWTSHAYEIKYNALKVADIDEKTNQQKKDEKGALVYKYIPVSEAYEANPNDVIEEKTFVIATKETYVVGDQIKVHEEAGGKFVNLTTEQENKIRADYNSKNRTSKIVQAEIKEVRDNQVEITVSWFSILNSFFIIAFASFISKIWDSKYNPPAAVKYGMGLIVMAIGFGLLAFGSYGVQEGVKVSMIWLILAYLFHTLGELCLSPVGLSYVSKLVPARMIAFMFGMWYLAIAIGNKLAAILGGQIENITKEYSLSTFFLIFTIVPIVAGLIVMSLNPLLKKLMHGVK from the coding sequence ATGGCAACAGAAACAGCTAATCCAGATTTTTTTAAATCGAAAGTTTTAGGACATCCTTCAGGATTATTCGTTCTTTTCTTTACCGAAATGTGGGAACGTTTTTCATTTTATGGAATGCGAGTTCTATTGATTAATTTCCTAACAATGGCAATCATTGGGGTAAACCCTGGTTGGGAATGGTCTGCCGAAAATGCCGGTGCTTTATATGGTACCTATGCAATGCTACTTTACATTACCCCAATTTTTGGTGGAATTATTGCTGATAAATACATTGGCTATCGATGGGCTGTAGTTATCGGCTCAATTATTATGACATTAGGGCACGCATCGATGGCATTTGATACAGAAATTTCACTATACTTGGGATTAGGCTTATTAGTTATTGGTACCGGATTTTTTAAACCAAACATGACATCTATCCTATCCGAAATGTATAAAGCATTCCCTGAAAAGAAAGACGGCGCTTATACCATTTTCTATATGGGTGTAAATGCAGGTGCGTTTTTTGGAATGATGCTTTGTGGATATTTAGCTGAAAACGTTGGTTGGCATTGGGGCTTTGGTTTAGCAGGTATTTTCATGTTATTAGGTACTTTACAATTTTGGTTGGCTAAACCACTATTCGGAAATATTGGCGAAGTACCATCAAAAGAAGCGCGTTTAAAAGCAGAGGAAGATGCTAAAAATTCTACCAACGAAGAGGATAAAAGAAATCCTTTCACTATGTGGGATAAAATTTTAATTGTAATTACATCTGTTATAGGTTTGCTTTACGCAATTAACGACCCACTTGCTAAGATTGGAAATATCGATTTGTTCAAAGCTTTAGAAATTAATGAAAAATTTACAGGACAGAATGTAGCGATTATAATTGCATTAATCCTTTTCTTAGTTTTAGTTATTGGTCGTATGCTACGATATACAAAAGTGGTGCGCGATCGTATGATTGCTGTAATTATCTTTGCTTTTTTTGTAATTTTCTTCTGGATGAGTTTTGAACAAGGAGCTACTTCATTAGTACTTTTTGCTCGTGATAATACCCAAAGAATCTTGTCAGGAAATTCTGCGTTGATATTTAACATTGTAAACACCATACTTACAATTGCACCACTATTAATCGTTTCATGGGTACTATATCTACTTGCAAAACAAACCATTAAGAGAGTTTTTTGGTCAAATATTGTATTGATCATTTGTTTCTTAGGTGTTTGGGGGGTTGCAGGATGGATGTTAAACAAAGATTGGACATCACACGCTTATGAAATTAAATACAATGCATTAAAAGTCGCTGATATTGATGAAAAAACAAATCAACAAAAGAAAGACGAAAAAGGAGCACTTGTTTACAAATATATTCCTGTATCAGAAGCTTATGAAGCAAATCCAAACGACGTAATTGAAGAAAAAACTTTTGTTATTGCTACAAAAGAAACCTATGTTGTGGGCGATCAAATAAAAGTACACGAAGAAGCGGGTGGTAAATTTGTAAATTTAACTACTGAGCAAGAAAACAAAATACGCGCAGATTACAATTCAAAAAACAGAACATCTAAAATTGTTCAGGCTGAAATCAAAGAAGTAAGAGACAATCAGGTGGAAATAACCGTTTCGTGGTTCTCAATTCTAAACTCGTTTTTCATCATAGCATTTGCGTCATTTATTTCAAAAATATGGGATTCTAAATACAACCCACCTGCAGCTGTTAAATACGGAATGGGCTTAATTGTTATGGCAATCGGTTTTGGACTTTTAGCTTTTGGTTCCTATGGTGTTCAAGAAGGTGTAAAAGTTTCAATGATTTGGTTAATCTTAGCTTATCTCTTCCATACATTGGGTGAGCTGTGTTTATCACCGGTAGGTTTATCGTATGTTTCTAAATTGGTACCTGCCCGCATGATTGCCTTTATGTTTGGTATGTGGTACTTAGCAATTGCAATTGGTAATAAACTTGCCGCAATTTTAGGAGGTCAAATCGAAAATATCACTAAAGAATATTCGTTATCAACTTTCTTCCTTATTTTTACAATTGTTCCAATTGTAGCAGGATTAATAGTGATGTCGTTAAATCCACTATTAAAAAAATTAATGCACGGTGTGAAATAG
- a CDS encoding MFS transporter produces the protein MSDNSKSFFQTIKSLNRNFWLASNMELFERWAWYGMFNILGLYLVGSTDDQGLGFNHIQKGSIIGDVTAILYLLPIFFGVIADRIGYKLSLVISYVIMILGYYLMGEVNTYWSVYMIFLFLAIGAAFFKPVASAIVARNTDESTGTIGFGIFYMMVNIGGFVGPFMSSTLRNAYGYKIIFIQAAIVITINLLIVLFLFKEPKREKPKDSIGKAIGDSLKGILEALKDKRLSILLLLMVGFWVMFNQLFYTLPNFIDDWVNSSAISNWIIENIPFLKQSFVNENNGQINPEQFTNLDALMIIFFQIPISYFVTKMRHINAVIRGAIVATIGVGLTFYSGNVWFTIIGTAIFAMGEMMSSPTVSSFIALITPKGKEGLYQGTYFLPQAASNFLSGIIAGSLYQSWSDKLSLLKKEMAGRNIEMPEVVTKEQFIEEGSRALNMSIGDFEKHFHLKAETIDWAVVKQSFADLAASKSISVSEIHFPFSKNEYFALAEQKLGMTHWDMTNMLWETYNPNKIWWVIVGIGLFSIVSLSIYDRFIIKPLENRQRALKN, from the coding sequence ATGTCAGATAATTCAAAATCATTTTTTCAAACCATAAAATCCTTAAATAGAAACTTTTGGTTAGCAAGTAATATGGAGCTCTTTGAACGCTGGGCTTGGTATGGAATGTTCAATATATTGGGGTTGTACTTGGTTGGATCTACAGATGATCAGGGTTTAGGCTTTAATCATATCCAGAAAGGAAGTATTATTGGAGATGTTACAGCAATTCTTTATTTACTTCCTATTTTTTTTGGTGTAATTGCAGATAGAATCGGTTATAAACTTTCTCTAGTAATATCCTATGTAATAATGATTTTAGGTTATTATTTAATGGGTGAAGTAAACACTTATTGGAGTGTATATATGATTTTTCTATTTCTTGCAATTGGAGCCGCCTTTTTTAAACCTGTTGCCTCTGCAATTGTAGCTAGAAACACCGATGAATCTACTGGAACAATTGGTTTTGGAATTTTTTATATGATGGTGAATATTGGTGGGTTTGTTGGTCCTTTTATGTCTTCTACATTAAGAAATGCATATGGTTATAAAATAATTTTTATTCAAGCTGCTATTGTAATAACGATTAACTTATTAATTGTTCTGTTTTTATTTAAAGAACCAAAAAGAGAAAAACCAAAAGATTCTATAGGTAAAGCTATTGGTGATTCGTTGAAAGGAATTTTAGAAGCACTAAAGGATAAACGCTTAAGCATCCTACTTTTATTAATGGTTGGTTTTTGGGTAATGTTTAACCAATTATTTTATACTTTACCTAATTTTATTGATGATTGGGTGAATTCAAGTGCAATTAGTAATTGGATTATTGAAAATATTCCTTTTTTAAAACAATCGTTCGTTAATGAAAACAACGGACAAATTAACCCGGAACAATTTACTAATTTGGATGCGTTAATGATTATTTTCTTTCAAATTCCAATTTCATATTTTGTAACTAAAATGCGTCACATTAATGCGGTGATTAGAGGTGCAATTGTTGCTACAATAGGTGTAGGGTTAACATTTTACTCTGGGAACGTTTGGTTTACTATTATAGGAACCGCAATTTTTGCTATGGGTGAAATGATGAGCAGCCCAACCGTATCTTCATTTATAGCCTTAATCACCCCGAAAGGAAAAGAAGGTTTGTATCAAGGTACTTATTTTCTTCCACAAGCGGCAAGTAACTTTTTATCAGGAATTATTGCCGGAAGTCTGTATCAATCATGGTCGGATAAATTATCCTTGTTGAAAAAAGAAATGGCAGGCCGAAACATTGAAATGCCCGAAGTGGTTACCAAAGAACAGTTTATTGAAGAAGGTTCCAGAGCATTAAACATGTCTATTGGCGATTTTGAAAAACACTTCCATCTAAAAGCCGAAACCATTGATTGGGCTGTTGTGAAACAATCATTCGCCGATTTAGCGGCATCAAAGAGTATAAGTGTCAGCGAAATACACTTTCCTTTTTCTAAAAACGAATATTTTGCATTGGCAGAACAAAAGTTAGGCATGACACATTGGGACATGACCAACATGCTTTGGGAAACATACAACCCCAATAAAATTTGGTGGGTGATTGTAGGAATTGGTTTATTTTCAATTGTTTCCTTATCAATTTATGACCGATTCATCATTAAACCTTTAGAAAACCGTCAAAGAGCACTTAAAAACTAA
- a CDS encoding DUF6438 domain-containing protein produces the protein MYKRLLLLIFLLLNIYGCDQNKTNISFEKVILHTEMCLGTCPIYHLEINNDKQIKLFVEEFYIEQSFEKDLSRMGYFTGKLSEKEFLYLINLLEDIDFNENKTIENHCCDGSLKTISIY, from the coding sequence ATGTATAAAAGACTTTTATTGCTTATTTTTTTGCTTTTAAATATATATGGTTGTGATCAGAATAAAACGAATATTTCTTTTGAAAAAGTCATCTTACATACCGAAATGTGTTTAGGAACTTGTCCTATTTATCATTTGGAAATAAATAATGATAAACAGATTAAGTTATTTGTTGAGGAGTTTTATATTGAACAATCTTTTGAAAAGGATTTATCCAGAATGGGTTATTTTACTGGTAAACTTTCTGAAAAAGAATTTTTATACTTAATTAATTTGTTGGAAGATATTGATTTCAATGAAAATAAAACTATTGAAAATCATTGTTGCGATGGATCTTTAAAAACAATTTCAATTTATTAG
- a CDS encoding ComEC/Rec2 family competence protein: MKYPIYPITFSYVSGIFCSLYTGLSLQFALIFGAIALLLFGFFILMQYNKGFHKNYNFFTLIAVCNLFIALGFVFHRLANKKIEVQQLNESEFSVKTIRVLKSNTYSHRIYADLVSHPQQPTVLVTFSNKQKTPKVGEVYKIVGSIKEVPYPRNPYDFDYKNYLKQKNIHYQIASYYPAVLIGKEHSVISKIADFRSLLMEQFSKMGYADQTKGFVEALLFGVKNNLDTNLQNQFKDFGIMHILAVSGLHVFILFSTLNYVLKQMRVPAKLIVLVLVLFLIMFSFMAGLAGSVVRASLMCILVLFGTVFERRVITYNILASSMLLILLVAPNYLFDIGFQLSYAAVFSIVFCFPVIQRFFTFNNPIINYFTQLIGISLVAQLGILPISVYYFNQVPILFLLGNLIAVPIATALLTSWFSQLIVSFIWLKFASYGTIVLEFVSNLCFNTLAKLNTLFPMKAFDVHFSSLQAITAFLFVMSVFWYFQNKQNRKILLSMCLLISFQLASIQKVYRNNSTSELVLVADRTNVVFLNRSGTCIAQIGNASPIAQSSIKNYLLHNGIKQKKTDSLCNSFTINNNSWLIIDSLAVYPSKKVDYLVLHQNAKVNIERLIAYTQPKQVILHSSNYGYLNEEYAAYLKKIKIPCHDMRNKGSFNINYNSDNN; encoded by the coding sequence ATGAAATATCCAATTTATCCCATTACATTTTCATATGTTAGTGGGATTTTTTGTAGCTTATATACTGGGCTATCGCTTCAGTTTGCCTTGATTTTTGGTGCAATTGCTTTGTTGTTATTTGGGTTCTTTATTTTGATGCAATACAATAAAGGATTCCATAAAAACTATAATTTTTTTACACTTATTGCGGTATGTAACCTTTTTATTGCCTTGGGTTTTGTGTTTCATCGTTTGGCAAATAAGAAAATCGAGGTGCAACAATTAAATGAATCGGAATTTTCTGTAAAAACAATTCGTGTGTTAAAATCGAATACTTATTCGCATCGCATATATGCCGATTTAGTTTCACACCCGCAGCAACCTACTGTATTGGTTACATTTTCCAACAAACAAAAAACGCCAAAAGTGGGTGAAGTTTACAAAATTGTAGGCTCCATAAAAGAAGTGCCATACCCTAGAAATCCCTATGATTTTGATTATAAAAACTATCTGAAACAAAAAAATATTCATTACCAAATAGCTTCTTATTATCCGGCAGTTTTGATAGGAAAGGAGCATTCTGTAATTTCAAAAATTGCCGATTTTAGAAGCCTTTTAATGGAACAGTTTTCCAAGATGGGTTATGCTGATCAAACAAAAGGTTTTGTAGAAGCATTGCTTTTTGGTGTTAAAAATAATTTAGATACCAATTTGCAAAACCAATTCAAAGATTTTGGTATCATGCATATCTTGGCAGTCTCGGGCTTGCATGTGTTTATTTTGTTTTCCACGTTAAACTACGTCTTAAAACAAATGCGCGTTCCAGCAAAGTTAATTGTGCTGGTTTTAGTGTTGTTTTTAATTATGTTTAGTTTCATGGCGGGGCTTGCAGGGTCGGTGGTACGGGCATCGCTTATGTGTATTTTAGTGTTATTTGGTACTGTTTTTGAGCGAAGGGTTATCACTTATAACATTTTAGCAAGCAGTATGCTGTTGATTTTATTGGTAGCGCCTAATTACTTGTTTGATATCGGATTTCAGTTAAGTTATGCGGCTGTTTTCTCAATTGTTTTTTGCTTTCCGGTTATTCAGCGTTTTTTCACATTTAATAACCCCATCATCAATTATTTTACACAGTTAATCGGTATATCTTTGGTGGCACAATTGGGTATTTTGCCCATAAGTGTGTACTATTTTAACCAAGTGCCTATTTTGTTCTTATTGGGCAATTTAATAGCTGTACCAATTGCAACCGCTTTGTTGACCTCGTGGTTTTCGCAATTAATAGTCAGTTTTATTTGGTTGAAATTCGCAAGCTATGGAACTATTGTTTTGGAATTTGTAAGCAATTTGTGTTTTAATACATTGGCTAAACTCAATACTTTATTTCCAATGAAAGCATTCGATGTGCATTTTAGCAGTTTGCAGGCTATAACTGCATTCTTGTTTGTCATGAGCGTTTTTTGGTATTTCCAAAATAAACAAAATCGAAAGATTTTATTGTCTATGTGTTTGCTTATTAGTTTTCAATTAGCAAGTATTCAAAAGGTATATAGGAACAATTCAACAAGTGAATTGGTATTGGTTGCAGATCGAACAAATGTGGTTTTTTTGAATAGATCAGGAACTTGTATAGCACAAATTGGAAATGCTTCACCAATTGCACAATCCAGCATTAAGAACTATTTGCTGCACAATGGAATCAAGCAAAAGAAAACAGACTCATTGTGCAATAGTTTTACAATCAACAACAACAGTTGGCTTATTATTGACAGTTTAGCGGTTTATCCCTCTAAAAAAGTAGATTATTTGGTTTTGCATCAGAACGCCAAAGTAAACATAGAGCGGTTAATTGCTTATACCCAACCAAAACAAGTAATTTTGCACAGCAGTAACTATGGATATTTAAACGAAGAGTATGCTGCGTATTTGAAGAAGATAAAAATCCCTTGCCACGATATGCGCAACAAGGGAAGTTTTAATATCAATTATAACTCAGACAATAACTGA
- a CDS encoding thioredoxin family protein → MRKSILLVLFTMTCFLSQAQEIKWMSMKDALAAQKKNKKPIFIDAYTVWCGPCKMLDKNTFSDPKVAKTINEKFNPVKFNAEGNEEIQFGGKLFKNPGYQEARKNSRNGLHEFAQFIGVQAYPDMIILDKDGKKIKDILGYRTPDQLLSEL, encoded by the coding sequence ATGAGAAAAAGCATTCTACTAGTTTTATTTACAATGACTTGTTTTTTAAGTCAGGCACAAGAAATTAAATGGATGAGCATGAAAGATGCTCTGGCTGCACAGAAAAAAAATAAGAAACCTATTTTTATCGATGCATACACTGTGTGGTGTGGTCCATGCAAAATGTTAGATAAAAACACATTTTCCGATCCAAAAGTTGCTAAAACAATCAACGAAAAGTTCAATCCTGTAAAATTTAACGCCGAAGGAAACGAAGAAATTCAATTTGGGGGTAAATTATTTAAGAACCCAGGTTATCAAGAAGCTCGAAAAAACTCCAGAAACGGATTGCATGAATTTGCACAATTTATTGGTGTTCAAGCTTATCCTGATATGATTATTTTGGATAAAGACGGAAAAAAAATTAAAGACATTTTGGGTTATCGTACCCCAGATCAGTTATTGTCTGAGTTATAA
- a CDS encoding peptide MFS transporter gives MNNSNDLELKEHKSLFGHPAGLFVLFFTEMWERFSYYGMRGILVLYMATSATAIDPGLGWSNKDAIWLYGWYTMLVYVASIPGGWIADKFLGQKKTVMLGGLLLCIGHGVLAIPQSWAFFTGLFLIILGVGGLKPNISTMVGGLYKDGDIRRDSGFTIFYIGINIGAFLASISVGLVAYYYGWHYGFGLAGIGMLLGQIVYIWGQKYLKGVGEFTGGKEASAEERLAAKRPLNKIEKDRVIVLLISFLIVVVFWGAFEQAGGLMNLYTDAKVDRSISLGGLTEIPAAVFQSLNAGYIIIFGTIVGGFWIRWKKSGKESSSLFKMAVGTIIMGLGYIFMMFASKEASAETFGKAAMIWIFLAYLFHTIGELCTSPVALSFITKLAPLKYASIMMGIYFAATGFGNKLAGTIGESSQLEAYKGKMIVNKQEVLPFISKDSIEVKNTDKKIVKIFEYPINEDKNFNIKAEVYQENGKVIYKDIETKKIINNLFELSTDEGTNSHELLETLKDKKINSDNPFHANIIFEKDKDKAQILENKGDGKDYQVSFVLEEEQSAQEYKTFMWLTIFTVSFGLLLIIFLKKLKKLTHGAEDNEHEFAD, from the coding sequence ATGAATAATTCAAACGATTTAGAATTAAAAGAACACAAAAGCCTATTTGGACATCCAGCAGGACTATTCGTACTTTTTTTCACTGAAATGTGGGAACGTTTCTCTTATTATGGAATGAGAGGAATTTTAGTACTCTATATGGCAACTTCTGCCACCGCGATTGATCCTGGTTTAGGTTGGTCTAATAAAGATGCTATTTGGCTTTATGGCTGGTACACCATGTTGGTTTATGTAGCTTCGATACCGGGAGGTTGGATTGCTGATAAATTTTTAGGACAAAAGAAAACCGTAATGTTAGGAGGCTTGCTTTTATGCATTGGGCACGGAGTTCTGGCAATACCTCAAAGTTGGGCCTTTTTCACTGGATTATTTTTAATTATATTAGGTGTGGGCGGTTTAAAGCCAAACATTTCTACAATGGTCGGAGGATTATATAAAGATGGTGATATTAGAAGAGATAGCGGCTTTACGATTTTCTATATCGGGATAAACATTGGTGCCTTTTTAGCCAGTATATCTGTTGGTTTAGTAGCCTATTATTATGGGTGGCATTATGGATTTGGCTTAGCAGGAATTGGAATGCTTTTGGGACAAATTGTTTATATCTGGGGGCAAAAATACTTAAAAGGTGTTGGTGAGTTCACAGGTGGTAAAGAAGCTTCGGCAGAAGAAAGATTAGCTGCAAAAAGACCATTAAACAAAATAGAAAAAGATAGAGTAATCGTACTACTAATATCGTTTCTGATAGTTGTTGTATTTTGGGGAGCATTTGAACAAGCAGGAGGATTAATGAATCTTTATACCGATGCAAAAGTAGATAGAAGCATAAGTTTGGGAGGTTTAACAGAAATTCCCGCAGCAGTTTTTCAGTCACTAAACGCTGGATATATCATTATTTTTGGAACAATTGTTGGTGGTTTTTGGATTCGATGGAAAAAATCAGGCAAAGAGTCTTCTTCTTTATTCAAAATGGCGGTAGGAACAATTATCATGGGATTAGGTTATATTTTTATGATGTTTGCTTCGAAAGAAGCCAGCGCCGAAACTTTTGGAAAAGCTGCTATGATTTGGATATTTTTGGCATATTTATTTCACACCATAGGTGAACTTTGCACATCGCCCGTAGCACTTTCGTTTATCACTAAATTAGCTCCGTTGAAATATGCATCTATAATGATGGGTATATATTTTGCAGCCACAGGATTTGGAAATAAATTAGCCGGAACCATTGGCGAGTCTTCTCAATTAGAAGCGTACAAAGGAAAAATGATTGTAAATAAGCAAGAAGTTCTTCCTTTTATTTCAAAAGATTCGATTGAAGTAAAAAACACAGATAAGAAAATTGTTAAAATTTTTGAATATCCAATTAATGAAGATAAAAATTTCAATATAAAAGCAGAGGTATATCAAGAAAATGGTAAAGTGATATATAAAGATATCGAAACAAAAAAAATAATCAACAATTTATTTGAACTATCAACAGATGAAGGTACCAATTCCCATGAATTATTAGAAACACTAAAAGACAAAAAAATCAATAGTGACAATCCTTTCCATGCCAATATTATTTTCGAGAAAGATAAAGATAAAGCCCAAATATTAGAAAATAAAGGAGATGGAAAAGACTATCAAGTTTCATTTGTTCTAGAAGAAGAGCAAAGCGCACAAGAATACAAAACGTTTATGTGGCTTACTATTTTTACTGTATCATTTGGTTTACTTTTAATCATTTTCTTGAAAAAGTTGAAAAAATTAACCCACGGTGCAGAGGATAACGAACATGAATTCGCAGATTAA